In Rhodanobacter humi, the genomic stretch GCCACGCCGTCGCGGGCGCGAGCGAGGTAGGGCTGGGCATCCGGCGGCAGCTCGGCGTGTTCCAGGTTGTCCAGCGAGGACTTCACGATCGCCAGTGGCGTGTTGAGCTCATGCGAAAGCTTCGAGGCCAGCGTGCGCAGGTAGTCGGTGTAGCCGCCCACCGCCTCGAACAGCCGCTCGAAGCTGCGCGCGAGGTCGCCGATCTCGTCCGGCGCGTCGGTCATCGGGAAGCGGCCACGCTCGAACAGGCCGTCCAGACGTCCATCCGACAGCTGCGCACGCTCGGCCGCATTGCGCAACCGACCCAGCCGCAGGCTGAGCCGGGTCGCGAACCACAGCAGGATAGCGCCGGCCAGCAGCAGCACGCCGAAACTGGTCAGCAGCAGGCCGAACAGTGCGCGGTTGGCCAGCAGCGGCACCGCACGACTGGCCTGTTCCAGCAGCAGCACGCCGACAGGCTTGCCGTCGCTCTCGATCGGCACCGCTGCGCTCAGCACCACGCTGCCGCGCTCCTCGCCGCTGCGCCACACGCTCACCGGCGTTCCGGTGCGGGCGCGCAGCACTTCGGGCGTGTCCAGCCGCGGCACGTCCTGCGCCCACAGGTTCGCGTCCTCCAGCCGTGTGGCCAGCAGCGAACGGTAGACCATGGATGCGAACCAGCCAGGCTGGCCGTGCGCGCCGGGCGCGGTATCCAGCCGACCGCTGCGCGCCAGCAGCCAGCCTTGCGGCGACAGCACGCGCGCCTGCGTGCGCTCGGGCGCGAGGCTGGCGAGTTCGGCGGACAGCGCGGCCGAATAGTCCAGCAGCGGTCGCGTTTCCACCGCCATGCGGTCGCCACCGGCCACCGCGACATAGGCGCCGATGCCCAGCATCTGCAACTGCAAGCTGCGCGGCAGGCGCAACTCGATGCGAAAACCGCTGCCGTCCTCCTGCCATTGCGCCGGGAATTCCGCGGGCAGGCCGGCCACCGGCGGCCCCAGCGCACGGGCCGCGATCGTGCCGGGCGCATCGCTTTCCAGCAGGTAATGCTGCTGGCCGGAAGCATTGCCCAGCACCAGGTTGAGATGATCGGCGGCCAGCGCGTTCGCGCCGTCCTGCGCGTCGGCGCGGGTACGCCGGGTGTCGCGCACCTCGGCATAGAGGTACAGCCCGCTCGCATCCTCGGCCAGCAGCAGCTTGCCGCGGGTGCCGAACGGCTGGCTCCACGGCGTCAGCGGCGCCCAGTCGTCGCCGTAGCCGTCCACGGTGATCGGGTTGGCCGCCTGCTGCACGTACCAGGCCGCTTCGCCCTGCGGCAGCGGCGCGTGCGTCACCACCAGACTGCGCGCCACCGCGCGCGCGGAGGCGATCAGCGCTTGCGCCTGTCCTTCGCGCAGCAGCGCCTCCATCTGCCGCACGTACAGCCAGCCGGCGACCGGCAGCGCCAGCGTGCACAGCGCGACCAGCAGCAGCTTGCGGCGCAGGGTCATCGTGTCGTCAGGATTTCTTGGCCGCGGGCGGCGCCACGTAACGCAGGTAACGCGCGTTCGTCGCCACCCGCATGAAGGCGTCGAGCAACGCACGCTGCGTGACATCGCCGTCGGCGAAGCTCATCGACCAGCTCAGGCGGATGCCGCTGGCCACGCCCGGATCGCAGAACACCACCGCATCGTCGATGCGGTCGCTGCCCTCGTACACCACGCCCCGGCACGGCATGTGCGGGTTGTGGATGCGGATGGCGGTGGCCTTGCCCGCTTCATCGCGCTGCAGGTACTGCTTGCGGTCGGCCGCCAGCTCGTCGGCCAGCGTGGCCAGCTTGCGCGGCCACACGTTGAGCACCATCACGCGCTCGGGCTTGCCGGTCCATTCGCCCTGGTAGAGCACGGCATCGACGCCGATCGCCTTCGCATACATGCAGCAATCGCGCGTCCAGCCGGGCGGACTCGCCACCGCGATCGCCCAGGCGGGCGCCTTGCCGTCGCGCACGCCGTGTGCCAGCACGTCGTCAGTCGGTGCGGCAGCCAGTGCCGCAAAAGGCGCGAGCAAGGTTAGCGCCAGCAGCAACTTCCTCGTCGCACGCATGCTCACGGCTTCCACCGGTAACCCACGCCGTGCACGGTCTCGATCGCGTCGAATTCCGGCGCCACCGCGATGAACTTCTTGCGGATGCGCTTGATGTGCGAGGTGATGGTGGCGTCGTCCACCACCAGTTCCGCCTCGCGCATCAGCTGGTCGCGGTTCTTCACGTGGCCGGGGAAGCGGATCAAGGTGTGCACCATCCAGAACTCAGTGACGGTGAGCGGCACCTCGGCGCCGTTCCAGGTGATGCGCATGCGCTCGGATTCCATCTTCAGCGGGCCGTGCTCGATCACCGTCTCGCTGGCCGCCGGCGCCTTCAGCGACTCGATGCGGCGGAACAGCGCGGCGATGCGCGCGGCGAGCTGGTGCAGGCTGGTGTCCTTGCTGAGGTAGTCGTCCGCGCCCAGACGCAGGCCGGAGATCACGTCGAAATCCGAATCGCGCGCGGTGAGGAAGATGATCGGCAGCGTCGCCGACTTCGCGCGCAGTTCACGGCACAGGTCGAAACCGCCTTCCGGCTCGTCGCCGAGGCCGATGTCGATGATGACCAGCTCCGGCAGCCGGATCGCGAACGCGTTCGACGCCTCCCGACGCGAGCCGTAGCCGCGGGTGTCGTAGCCGAAGCGGTTCAGCGCCTCGACGTAATTGGCGCGGATCAGCGGCTCGTCTTCGACGATGGCGATATTGCGACCCATGGCGGCTCCCGGCTTTGTGATGCTGCGATGCGATGGCGCGCAGCGTGCTATGTGCGCGCCGATGGCGCAAGCCGCATGCGGGCGCTGCCCGCGTTTTGCCACAACCCAGCGGCAAGCGGCCCTTGCCGCGCCGCCCGCGCGGCCGCGCCGGGGCGTGAGATGCATCCAACGCCCTCCGGAATGCCGCCATGCCCCGCCACGATGCCACCGACCGCGACCCCAACGCTGAACTGCGCAGCTTCGAGCCGCTGCGGGTGACGCTGGCGCTGGGCGCCCTGCTGCTCGGCCTGCTACTGGGGCTGCACTGACACCGTTTATCCGTGGAAGGCCAGTGTGCGGCTGGCGCGCAGGGAGGCGCGCCGGTCGCGGGGCATGAAGATGCCTTGGCACGACGGCCCATCCAGCCAACCCCGTTCCTCCAACATGGTGGTTCCTTTCATCCCCTCCGAGCGAGGGGATTTTTTTGCGGCCACCATCGTTGACGCGATGTCACGCAACTCCCGGCGCCGTTTGGCGGGAACCAATCCGGCCAGGCCCGGTCAGTCTTCTTGACTGGCGCCATTCCATTGCCGTGGATGGCGCCGATGCGGCCGATGGACCTCCCCTCCGCGACGACCGCATCCGCGCCACGGCGCCGGTCGATGGTGTCTCCTCGCACGTCATGCAATGACGTTTGCCCCGGCGTGACCGTTATCGCGCCGGGGTTTTTTGCGTGTCTGTGGCGCCCTCAACGCTTCCTGGAAGCCGCTTCTGCCGACCTTGGCTATCTGCCGCCGGCGGATGGCTGCTCCCGCTGGTTGTGATCGTCATTCCGCACCGGCTGCAGTGCACCTACGCTCACATGCCCCACCCAGCCCTCGAAGTACATGTCGCCGATCCGGTTCAACCGCGTAACGGCTACCGAGGAGCTTGGACAAACCGGATTGCCCTGGTCGATGGCAACACCGCCTGCAATGCCTGCAATGCCTGCAATGCAAAGGTCACTGGGATAGGGCTCGAATCGCGAGAGTTCATGCATCTCGCGATCGAAGCGTCGTTGCGCCCGCCGCGCCGCTACCGCATCGGCATAAACTGGCAGCAGCGAGGCATACCTCGTCTGAGCCTGCTGCCGTTCGGTGGTCGTGGCCTTGCCATACGCGGAGGCAAACACAGCCCCATAAACGCGATCGCCACGCTCGGCGGCCAGACCCAGCCAGGCCAGACCCAGCGGGCGATTGGCCGTGACCAGTTCGCCATTGAAATACATCAAGCCCAGTGCGTACTGGGCCTTCTTGCTGCCCCAGCCCGCCGCCAGTTTCAACATCTCCAGCGTGCCGACCGCATTGTTCCGCTGCCGTTCGCGTGCTGCCAGGCAGAAATTCACTTCGCCCGGCAGGAAGCGATAGAGGCTGTCGTTGCACTCGATCGAGGCTTCTTTCGACGTGCCACCCGTGGCGGGCACGGGAAGTGGTTCGGCCGGCAACGAACCGGCAATGACGAGTCCGCTCATCAAGAGCCATGCTCGTGCTGCGCGCCCCACCCCCCGATCGATCGTGATCATCGCTGCCTCCCTTGGCGGTTCCGCATGATCCTACGATCAAGGCCTCCATGGCGACAACCGGCTAAATCACGGGACTTTCCTTGCTCCCGGGCGACTCAGTACGTCAGCCGATGGCCGCACGCATCGCTGCGATCTCGGCGCGGTAGTCCTTCGCGTGGAAGATCGCCGAGCCGGCGACGAAGGTGTCGGCACCCGCGGCGGCAATCGCACCGATGTTGTCGGCGGTGACACCGCCGTCGATCTCCAGTCGCACGGCGAGGCCGCGCTCGTCGATCATGCGACGCACGCGGCGCAGCTTCTCCAGCGCCATCGGAATGAACTTCTGCCCACCGAAGCCGGGGTTCACCGACATGATCAGCACGAGGTCGAGCTTGTCCAGCACGTAGTCGAGGCAATCCAGCGAAGTGGCGGGGTTGAACACCAGGCCGGCCTGGCAGCCGGAATCCTTGATCAGCCCGATCGTGCGGTCGATGTGCTCGCTGGCCTCGGGGTGGAAGCTGATCAGGCTGGCGCCGGCCTTGGCGAAATCCGGCACGATGCGATCCACCGGCTTCACCATCAGGTGCACGTCGATCGGCGCCGCGATGCCGTACTTGCGCAGCGCGGACAGCACCATCGGGCCCATCGTGAGGTTGGGCACGTAGTGGTTGTCCATCACGTCGAAATGCACCCAGTCCGCACCCGCGGCCAGCGCGGCGGCGGTGTCCTCGCCCAATCGCGCGAAGTCGGCGGCGAGGATGGAGGGGGCGATGACGGGGCTCTGCTTGCTCATGGGCATGATTCCTGTAGGAGCGCACCCTGTGCGCGACCGCTCTGATATTGAACGAAGCCAAGGCATTCGCGCACAGGGTGCGCTCCTACTTGAAGCCGCGTTCCGCCTTGATCCGCTCGTAGGCGGCGTTGATCTCGCTGGCGCGGGCCTCGGCCTGCCTGCGCATCGCCTCGGGCAGGTCGCCGAGGCGGTCGGGGTGGTGTTCGGAAATCAGCTTGCGGTAGGCGCGCTTCACCGCACGGTCGTCCGCGCTGCGCTCGATGCCGAGCACGGTGTAGGGATCGGGGCCCTGGGTATTGCGCTGCGGCGGCACGTAGCCGCCACCGCCGTAGCTTTGGCCGCCGCGGCCGCGCGCACCGCCAGCGTTCCACGCGTAGCCCTTCATCGCCATCAGCGCCATCAGCTCCATGTCGCTGATGCGCAGCGCGAACGCGAGCTGGCGCAGTATCGCCATCTTCTCCGGCGGCGGATTGCCTTCGGCGAGCACGGTGTCGATCACCACGTCCAGCACCGGGAACGCATGGTCGCGGCGCAGGCCGGCCCACCGACGCAGCTCATCGATGGTCGGCGTGACGTCGAACTCCGGCTGCTTGCCGGCGTTGAAGCTGGCGATCGCCTGCTGGCGCTGCACGGCGTCCAGGCCCATGCGCGCCATCATGCGTTCGGCCACGGCGATCTCGGCCTCGGAGACGCGGCCGTCGGACTTCGCCACCGCACCCAGCAGCGCGAACAGCGGACCGACGAAGCCGCCCGCCTCCGGCGTCGCCTGCTTGCGCTGACTGTGGCGCAGGTTGTCGAACACGAAGCCGATGATGGCGCCGGTGATCGCACCGGGCAGGTGGCCGATCAAGAGGCCGAAGAAGCCGAACCAGAGCGTGTAGGTGAAACTCATGGCTGGCCCGCCGGCGTCAGGGTCTGCGCGCTGTACCAGCGCGCCAGCGCGTCCAGCTCGGCGTCGCTGAGCGGGCCGAGCGCGGCGCGCATCACCGGCACGTCGCGGCGGCCATCGCGGTAATCCTTCAGCGCCTGGCGCAGGTAATCCAACCGCTGCCCGGCAAGGTTCGGCGCGCCGGGCATCACGGCCATGCCGGTGTCGCCGTGGCAGGCCGCGCACAAGCCCAGCCGCGACGGCTTCGCCGCGGCGGACGTCGGTGTCTGGGCCAGGCCCGGAAGGGCGACGGTGAGGCAGAGTGCCGCGATCAAAATGCGCATCGACGGAAGCTGGGGCCGAAAGCCGCGAATTCTAGCAGCCTGCCCGCGGCGCACCGCGGCAATGCGACGCCAGCCGCTACAATGAGCGCTTCCCTCCTCGCCACGGAACCGCCGTCGTGCCCACCACCTTGCCGCAATCGAACCTGCCAGGCCTGGAACTGATCCACCGCGGCAAGGTGCGCGATGTCTACGCGCTGGACGAACAGCGTCTGTTGATGGTGGCCACCGACCGACTCTCCGCGTTCGACGTGGTGATGCCGAACCCGATCCCCGGCAAGGGCGAGATGCTCACCCAGATCTCCAACTTCTGGTTCGGCAAGACCGCGCACCTGATCCCCAACCACCTGCTCGACGTGCCGCTGGCCGAGGTGCTGCCGCCCGGCACCGACCTCGCGCTCTATGCGAAGCGCGCCGTGGTGACGCGCCGGCTGAAGCCGGTGCCGGTGGAGGCGATCGCGCGCGGCTACCTGATCGGCTCGGGCTGGAAGGACTACCAGAAGACCGGCGCGGTGTGCGGCATCACGCTGCCCGCGGGCCTCAAGCAGGCGCAGCAGCTGCCCGAGCCGATCTTCACGCCCTCGACCAAGGCCGCCGTGGGCGATCACGACGAGAACGTCAGCTTCGACGCCGTGGTGAACCTGGTGGGCCGCGAGCTGGCGGAAAAGGTGCGTGACGCCACGCTGGCGATCTACAAGTGGGCCGCCGCCTATGCCGCCGGGCGCGGCATCATCCTCGCCGACACCAAGTTCGAGTTCGGCACCGACGCCGACGGCAAGCTGTACGTGATGGACGAGATGCTCACGCCCGACTCCACGCGCTACTGGCCCGCCGACAGCTACCAGGTCGGCATCAGCCCGCCCAGCTACGACAAGCAGTTCGTGCGCGACTGGCTGGAGGCGCAGGGCTGGAACAAGTCCCCGCCCGGCCCGGTGATCCCCGACGAGGTGATCGCGCGCACCGCTGCGAAGTATGGTGAGGCGCTGGAGCGGCTGGCCGGCATCAAGCTGGACTGACGATCGGTTCGTAGGAGCGGCTTCAGCCGCGATTGCCTGGCGTGTGTGGAAATCGCGGCTGAAGCCGCTCCTACGGCGTTCCTGCGGCTGCCCCGGCTTGCGACGCCAGCCATCGCCGTGCTGCTATTGCATCCCTGATCCACGAGCGGAGCGCACCATGGCCACACAAGCCGCAAACCCGCGCAGCATGCAGGACTGGCTGGACAGCTACAGCGCCGATCACCGCAACCCGATGAACCAGGTATTCCACTGGTGCTGCGTACCGCCGATCGTGTGGTCGGTGATCGCGTTGCTGTGGACGATCCCCGTGCCGCAGGCGTGGCTGCGCCCCGGCGCCTGGGCGGTGGCGGTGATGGTGCTGGCGTTCTACTGGTACTGGAAGCGTTCGCGCCCGCTGGCGCTGGCGCTGCTGGTCGCGTTCGCCGTGCTCGGCCTGCTCACCAACTTCCTGTACTGGCAGCTCGGCGCGGCCAACCTGCGCTGGCTCGCTGTCGGCGTGTTCGTGGTGGCGTGGATCGGCCAGTTCATCGGCCACAAGTTCGAAGGCCGCAAGCCCAGCTTCCTCACCGACCTCGCCTACCTGCTGATCGGCCCGGCTTGGCTGATGGCCAAGCTGCTGCGCCGGCTCGGCTTCAAACACGCCGTATGAATTCCCTGCTCACCCTGGTCAGCTCCCTGGTGTGGTGGGTGCTCTACGGCAGCATCGGCGCGCTGCTCTGTGCGCTGATCGCCTGGGCCGTGTTGCGCTGGACCGAGCGCTGCAACGTGGTGTTCAACCGCGTCTACCTCGCCTGCCTGCTGTGGACCCTGCTCGGGATGCTGCTGGTGGTCGGCGTGGCCGCGTACGAGGGGCATCTGCAGCCGCCGTTCCGGGCACTGCTCACTTCCGGACTGCTGCGCTGGGCGCTGGTGCTGGACATGGCGGTCGGCGTAGCGCTGCTGTGGCGGTTGACGCCGCGAGTGGATGCGCGGCGGGTAAGACCAGGGAGTGCGTGTCTGGCAGTGGGGGTGGTGATGGCGGTGGGGTTCGGGGTGGCTACCAGTTTGGTGTGAGGCTGCCGGAGGATGAAGAACCATCCGCATCCCGGCGAGACGCCGCGCGAGGACGTGCCGCTGCCGCTGGGAGTCGAGGTCACCAATGCCGCTCAGGACGTCTCGGCATGTCGCGCATCATCAATGGCCTGGCAAGCATCAGTCCCGACCTGGCGACCGGAAGGTCTGCCATCCATACGCAAAAAACCCGCCTTGCGGCGGGCTTTTTGGGGTTTTGGCAGCCCCGGATGGATTCGAACCACCGAATGCCTGAGTCAGAGTCAGGTGCCTTACCGCTTGGCGACGGGGCTGTAAACGTAGTTTAGCGCTTCGAGAACTGGGTGGCGCGGCGGGCCTTGTGGAGGCCGACCTTCTTGCGCTCGACCTCGCGGGCGTCGCGGGTCACGAAGCCGGCCTTGCGCAGCGACGACTTCAGGCTTTCGTCGTACTCGATCAGCGCGCGGGCGATGCCGAGGCGGATCGCGCCGGCCTGGCCGGTGATGCCGCCGCCTTCGACGGTGACCTTGATGTCGAACTTGTCGGTGTTCTGGGTCAGTTCGAGCGGCTGGCGCACGATCATGCGCGAGGTCTCGCGACCGAAGAACTGGTCGAGGGTCTTGCCGTTGACTTCGATCGCGCCGGTGCCCTTGCGCAGGAACACGCGGGCGGCGGAGGTCTTGCGGCGGCCGGTGCCGTAATTCTGCTGAATCGCCATGATGGTTCCTTAAACTTCCAGCGCCTGGGGCTGCTGCGCAGCGTGCGGATGCTCGGCGCCGCCGTACACCTTGAGCTTGCGATACATCTCGCGGCCCAGCGCGTTCTTCGGCAGCATGCCCTTGACGGCGATCTCGATCACGCGCTCCGGGTGGGTGGCCAGCAGATCCTTCAGACTGGTGGTCTTCAGGTTGCCGACGTAGCCGGTGAAGCGGTGATACATCTTGTCGTCCAGCTTCGCGCCGGTGACGTGCACCTTCTGCGCGTTGACCACGACGATGTAGTCGCCGGTGTCCACGTGCGGGGTGAATTCCGGCTTGTGCTTGCCGCGCAGGCGACGCGCGATTTCGGTCGACAGGCGACCGAGCGTCTTGTTCGTGGCGTCGACCACGAACCAGTCGCGCTTGACGCTTTCTGCCTTGGCGCTGAAAGTTTTCATTTCGAGATACCCGTCTGCCGCCGGCGAGGGCGGTTGCACAATAATCGGTGAAGCAAAGGCGCGAGATGATAGCGGAGCCGTCATCACTGGCGCAAGTCCACCGACAGGTGGCCTGTGAGCTGGCAATGATAGCATGCGGCGCCCGACGCTTGCATAGTCCCCGAACCTGCGTCGCCGCCCGTCACCGGAGGATCGCCCATGAACGCCCGCACGCTCAGCCCGCTGGACCGCCTGCTGGCCGGCATCGAACGCGCGCTGGAGACGGTGGCCGGCGCACCCGAGGCGAATCGCCCCTCGCCCGCACACGGCGCTGCCCACGCGGAACTGGACGATGCCGAACGCCGCCACGCCGCCGGCCTGATGCGCGTGAACCACACTGGCGAGGTCTGCGCGCAGGCGCTGTATGACGGTCAGGCCGCGTTCGCGCGCCACGCGGAGAACCGCGAACACCTGCTGCACGCCGCCGCCGAGGAAACCGACCACCTCGCCTGGTGCGGCGAGCGCCTGCAGGAGCTGGACAGCCGCCCCAGCCTGCTGAACCCCGTGTGGTACGCCGGCAGCTACGCGATCGGCGCGCTGGCCGCACTGGTCGGCGACGCGGTGAGCCTGGGCTTCGTGGTGGAAACCGAGCGCCAGGTGGAAGCGCACCTGGCCGAGCACCTGGAGCGCCTGCCCGCACAGGACGAACGCTCGCGCGCCGTGCTGGCGCAGATGCAGGCCGACGAGGTGCGCCACGCGCAGGACGCGCAGGCGCGCGGCGGCATCGCCCTGCCGTTCCCGATCCCGCAGCTGATGCAGGCCAGTTCGATGGTGATGAAGACGGTGGCCTACCGGGTGTAGGACGGATTCTTGTTATGCAGGAGCGGCTTCAGCCGCGATGCCCTCGGTCACCCATGGAAAAGCATCGTGGCTGAAGCCGCTCCTGCAAAAGCAAAGGCCCCGAAAAACCTGCCTTTCGGCGGATGCCACGCTCCACAAGAAAAACCCGCCTTTCGGCGGGTTTTTCGCGTCACATCAGGTTGCGGCCGTGGAACAGCTCCTCGATCTCCCGGCGCAGCAGCGACTCGATGCGCTGGCGTTCCTTGAACGAGAGGTCGTCGGCGTGGGCCTCGAACAGGTAGGTGTCGAGGTCGAAGTCCTTGATGTGCATCTTCGTGTGGAAGATGTTTTCCTGGTACACGTTGACGTCGAACATCTCGTACTTCTGGCGGATGTGCCGCGCCAGGTAGTCCTGCACCGAGTTGATCTTGTGGTCGATGAAGTGCTTCTTGCCCTTCACGTCGCGAGTGAAGCCGCGCACGCGGTAGTCGCACACCACGATGTCCGACTCGAAGCTGTCGATCAGGTAGTTCAGCGCCTTCAGCGGCGAGATCACGCCGCAGGTGGCCACGTCGATGTCGGCGCGGAAAGTGGCGATGCCGTTGTGGGGGTGCGTTTCCGGATAGGTATGGACGGTGATGTGGCTCTTGTCCATGTGCGCGACCACCGCGCCGGCGATCGAATCGCGGCCGAGCTTGTCGACGATAGGCTCCTCGGAAATGAGGATGGTCACCGAGGCGCCCTGCGGGTCGTAGTCCTGGCGAGCCACGTTCAGGATGTTCGCACCGATGATCTCGGCCACGTCGGTGAGGATCTGGGTGAGGCGATCGGCGTCGTACTGCTCGTCGATGTACTCGATGTAGCGCTGGCGCTGCTCTTCGGACACCGCGTAGCAGATGTCGTAGATGTTGAAGCTCAGGGCCTTGGTGAGGTTGTTGAAGCCCTGCAGGCGCAGGCGCGGAAGCGGCTTGACCACGGCGACTCTCCATGACCGGATCACGGTCAGCAGATGAGGCGGGTTAGCACCAAGGGTCCCCGCGGGAATTCGGATGGTGGGGACCCTTGTCTCCCACGACCCGGCGAACGACCCGCGGCCATGGGCCACGAGCGAAAGACTGCGAAGTATGCGGCAAAATCGGGAAAAACTGAACCTGCGTCAATTCACCCGGGTTTGCCATAATGGGGGTTCGGGGAGGGTCCGGCCCGCGGCAAGCCGCGGCGCACGCCAAGGCCAGCCCCGTGCGCAACGATGACCTGCCGGACGCCGCGCAAGTTTCCATCGCCTGCGTGCGTCCCGCGTGAACCCGCCGCCGGCAACGGCGCGCGACAGCCAGCTGATCGATGCAGCCCGTCGGCCCATGGAAGGCTCGCAGGGCCACCATTCAAGGGGAACCAGACACCGTGGCGCTACTCAAATACCAGCTGCAACAGGCCTTCGAACGCTCCCAGGCCCCGCTCGCCTTCGCGCCGGACCCGGCCTCGATGGAGCGCTTCCTCGCGCTCTGCCATCGCCGCCGCTACCCGAGCAAGACCGCGATCATCCGCCCCGGCGACCCGGCCAACACGCTGTACTACGTGATCGACGGTTCGCTCGCGGTGTGCACCGAGGACGAGCAGGGCCGCGAGCTGATCCTCGCCTACATCAACCGCGGCCAGTTCATCGGCGAGATGGGCCTGTTCGTGGAGCAGTCCCAGCGCGAGTCGGTGGTGCGTACGCGCACCGTGTGCGAGATGGCCGAGATCAGCTACGAGCGCCTGTTCCAGCTGATGAAGGGCCCGCTGCAGGAGGAATGTCCGAAGATCCTGTTCGCGATCGGCTCCCAACTCACCAACCGCCTGCTGCGCACCTCGCGCCAGGTGAGCCGGATGGCGTTCATGGACGTCACCAGCCGCATCTCGCGCACCCTGCTCGACCTGTGCGACGAGCCGGACGCGATGAGCCACCCCGAGGGCACCCAGATCCGCATCTCGCGCCAGGAAGTCAGCCGCATCGTGGGCTGCTCGCGCGAAATGGTCGGCCGCGTGCTCAAGCAGCTGGAGGAGCAGGGCATGATCGACGTGTCCGGCAAGACCATCGTGGTGCGCGGCACGCGCTAGGCCATCGCGCCCGCCGGCGGGCGCGCCGCATCACCCCTGCCTTGCCGCGCCCATGGCGGCCGCGGGAAGGCAGGGCGACGGCTCCGGCCGGCCCAGCATGAAGCCCTGCCCGAATTCGCAGCCCATCGCCAGCAGCGACATGCGCTGCCTCGCGGTTTCGACGCCTTCGGCGATCACGCCGATGCCCAGCGTGCGGGCCAGCGCGAGGATCGCCGCCACCACCGAGTCGGTGCCGGCGCCGCCGACGGCATCCAGCTCGCGCACGAACATCCGGTCGATCTTCAGCTTGCCCAGCGGCAGCGAGTGCAGGTAGCTCAGCGAGGAATAGCCGGTGCCGAAATCGTCCAGCGCCGTCAGCACGCCGGCGGCGCGCAGGCGCTCCAGGATGGTGCGCACCAGTTCCGGATCGTCCAGCAGCGCGCCTTCGGTCAGCTCGATCAGCAGCCGCGCAGGCGGCAAGCCGCTGCGTTCGAGCAGTTG encodes the following:
- the crp gene encoding cAMP-activated global transcriptional regulator CRP, which translates into the protein MALLKYQLQQAFERSQAPLAFAPDPASMERFLALCHRRRYPSKTAIIRPGDPANTLYYVIDGSLAVCTEDEQGRELILAYINRGQFIGEMGLFVEQSQRESVVRTRTVCEMAEISYERLFQLMKGPLQEECPKILFAIGSQLTNRLLRTSRQVSRMAFMDVTSRISRTLLDLCDEPDAMSHPEGTQIRISRQEVSRIVGCSREMVGRVLKQLEEQGMIDVSGKTIVVRGTR
- the speD gene encoding adenosylmethionine decarboxylase, encoding MVKPLPRLRLQGFNNLTKALSFNIYDICYAVSEEQRQRYIEYIDEQYDADRLTQILTDVAEIIGANILNVARQDYDPQGASVTILISEEPIVDKLGRDSIAGAVVAHMDKSHITVHTYPETHPHNGIATFRADIDVATCGVISPLKALNYLIDSFESDIVVCDYRVRGFTRDVKGKKHFIDHKINSVQDYLARHIRQKYEMFDVNVYQENIFHTKMHIKDFDLDTYLFEAHADDLSFKERQRIESLLRREIEELFHGRNLM